One Streptococcus gallolyticus subsp. gallolyticus DSM 16831 DNA window includes the following coding sequences:
- a CDS encoding CPBP family intramembrane glutamic endopeptidase produces MSNQYQQKLLLAYPLLFYVIFFRSFPCLLGKIVTKYAINDFGGTILLCAYYTLVSLLLVGYLLKQNGRAFFKVKFHSHYVGVVVLLALANLALSAALLCYLPISLNQELLNESRIISAENVLLVRFYWGGIVALINEELFYRGVLMSTYFKHSRYHLDILVSAICFASVHVIWSSWSWFDFIQYIPAGLSLGLIFKWTKSIYYPILLHFLVNYGPKTIFMILT; encoded by the coding sequence GTGTCAAATCAGTATCAACAAAAACTTCTACTTGCCTATCCTCTTCTTTTTTATGTCATCTTTTTTCGTTCATTCCCATGTTTGTTAGGAAAAATCGTTACCAAATACGCTATTAATGATTTCGGTGGAACCATTCTACTATGTGCTTATTACACCCTTGTGAGTTTATTATTAGTGGGATATTTATTGAAACAAAATGGCAGAGCTTTTTTCAAAGTGAAGTTTCATAGCCACTATGTTGGAGTCGTTGTATTACTAGCTCTAGCAAATCTTGCCCTTTCAGCTGCGCTTCTCTGTTATCTCCCCATATCTTTAAACCAAGAATTATTAAATGAGAGTCGGATAATTTCAGCAGAAAATGTATTGCTAGTGAGATTTTATTGGGGTGGCATTGTTGCGCTAATTAATGAAGAATTATTTTATCGTGGTGTTCTCATGTCAACTTATTTTAAACATTCACGTTACCACCTAGATATTTTAGTGTCTGCTATCTGTTTTGCCTCTGTTCATGTTATTTGGTCATCTTGGTCATGGTTTGATTTCATTCAGTATATCCCAGCGGGGCTTTCTTTGGGATTGATTTTTAAATGGACAAAATCCATTTATTATCCGATTTTATTACATTTTTTAGTCAACTATGGTCCTAAAACCATTTTTATGATATTAACCTAA
- a CDS encoding Cna B-type domain-containing protein has product MRKFIRIAFALVITFLVSLSAINVAAETDSSATYKGYINNAGKSSDSRMSINHLYVDDDGKAVVTYCFNFHKNYPLSSGTPYEKYANVTSEQMKANSSSNMVDSELYDAIMKVLYNGYPNNNSGIKEKYGLTDDEFRAITQYAIWHFTDNTYISDSYFQNAQRQGAYSELTDVANLTYPADFKLNLYISQDSTRQNLMAAEVLTENTVVKEYTSVSVNKVWDDANNQDGQRSSEVTVQLLANGVEVSGQQLVLSDANGWNGTFENLDKYDSDNVLIDYTVKEVTDLSGYQSVISGSDNNYTITNTHVPEVINLSGTKTWDDNNNQDGIRPESIVVHLLANGVDTGQTKEVSQTDNWTYQFENLPKYQNGQEIVYTVSEDSVGGYETIISGFNITNSHTPETTEVSGTKTWNDNDDQDGKRPDSITVNLLANGTKVTSQEVTADTNWTYTFSNLAKYANGSAITYTVTEDSVDNYTTTINGYDITNSYTPGKTSLTVTKVWDDSDDQDGLRPNSIDVQLYANGKKSGDVVTLTAADNWTYTWTNLAEKANKKDIVYSVKEVTEVDGYTTTEGKVENGNVTITNTHVPVIPEEPEDPKTTDVTFSKVEVNGSAELPGASLKVVSGETADGQIATDAKTGENLAWTSGDTAKVFSLSEGTYTMVESQAPAGYELAESITFRVTADGQVEVKGTDGSWTVQADATIKMEDAKTPVIPEKPQSNTPTVDDPTTPSSNSDKQSEKKQEKKSLLPSTGDSSGLGLMMLGLALVLSVIFGFVYKAKRAKA; this is encoded by the coding sequence ATGAGAAAGTTTATTAGAATTGCTTTTGCGTTGGTCATAACGTTTTTAGTAAGTCTATCTGCTATTAATGTAGCTGCTGAAACGGATAGTTCTGCTACTTATAAAGGTTACATTAATAATGCAGGAAAGAGTAGTGATTCTCGTATGAGTATTAACCACTTATACGTAGATGATGATGGTAAAGCAGTTGTCACTTACTGCTTTAATTTCCATAAAAATTACCCACTTAGTAGTGGAACGCCTTATGAAAAATATGCTAATGTAACTTCAGAACAAATGAAAGCTAATAGTAGCAGCAATATGGTGGATTCTGAATTGTATGATGCTATTATGAAAGTTTTATATAACGGTTATCCAAATAATAACAGTGGTATAAAAGAAAAGTATGGCTTAACAGATGATGAGTTTAGGGCTATCACACAATATGCTATTTGGCATTTTACAGATAATACCTATATTTCTGATTCTTATTTCCAAAATGCACAGCGTCAAGGTGCTTATTCAGAACTAACTGATGTTGCAAACCTTACTTATCCAGCGGATTTCAAACTTAACTTGTATATTAGCCAAGATTCAACTAGACAGAATCTAATGGCAGCAGAAGTATTAACTGAAAATACTGTTGTTAAAGAATACACAAGTGTATCTGTCAATAAAGTTTGGGATGATGCAAACAATCAAGATGGACAACGTTCAAGTGAAGTTACTGTTCAATTGTTAGCAAATGGAGTGGAAGTCTCTGGTCAGCAATTAGTGCTAAGTGATGCCAATGGTTGGAATGGTACTTTTGAAAATCTTGATAAATATGACTCTGACAATGTTCTTATTGATTACACTGTAAAAGAAGTTACAGATTTATCTGGTTATCAATCTGTAATTTCAGGAAGTGACAATAACTACACTATTACAAATACTCATGTTCCAGAGGTAATTAATTTATCAGGAACAAAGACATGGGATGACAATAATAACCAAGATGGTATCCGTCCAGAATCAATTGTTGTTCATCTACTTGCAAATGGTGTAGATACTGGTCAAACTAAAGAAGTTTCACAAACTGATAACTGGACTTACCAATTTGAAAATTTACCGAAATATCAAAATGGTCAAGAAATTGTTTATACTGTTTCAGAAGACAGTGTTGGTGGTTATGAAACTATCATTTCTGGATTTAACATTACAAACAGTCACACCCCAGAAACGACAGAAGTGTCTGGAACAAAGACATGGAATGACAATGATGACCAAGATGGTAAACGTCCAGATTCGATTACAGTTAACCTTTTAGCCAATGGAACTAAGGTAACTTCACAAGAAGTAACAGCTGATACGAATTGGACATATACGTTTTCAAATCTTGCCAAATATGCAAATGGTAGTGCTATTACTTACACAGTAACTGAAGATAGTGTTGACAATTACACAACAACAATTAATGGATATGACATTACAAATAGCTACACTCCAGGTAAAACAAGTTTGACAGTCACAAAAGTTTGGGATGATAGCGATGATCAAGATGGGCTTCGTCCTAATTCTATTGATGTCCAATTATATGCTAATGGCAAAAAATCTGGTGACGTTGTGACGTTAACAGCAGCGGATAACTGGACATATACATGGACAAATCTTGCTGAAAAAGCAAATAAAAAAGATATTGTTTACTCTGTCAAAGAAGTGACTGAAGTTGATGGCTATACAACTACTGAAGGAAAAGTAGAGAACGGAAATGTAACCATTACCAATACGCATGTGCCAGTAATTCCAGAAGAACCAGAGGACCCTAAGACAACAGATGTGACATTTAGCAAAGTTGAAGTTAACGGTAGCGCCGAACTCCCAGGCGCATCGCTCAAAGTTGTTTCAGGTGAAACCGCAGACGGTCAAATCGCCACAGATGCAAAAACGGGTGAAAACTTAGCGTGGACTTCAGGTGATACAGCCAAAGTGTTCAGCTTGTCAGAAGGTACCTACACTATGGTGGAAAGTCAAGCCCCAGCAGGTTATGAATTAGCAGAGTCAATCACTTTCCGTGTCACAGCAGACGGTCAAGTCGAGGTAAAAGGAACAGATGGTTCATGGACAGTCCAAGCCGATGCCACAATCAAAATGGAAGATGCTAAAACACCAGTAATTCCAGAAAAACCACAGTCAAATACCCCAACAGTTGATGATCCAACAACTCCGTCAAGTAATTCTGATAAACAATCAGAGAAGAAACAAGAAAAGAAATCACTCCTTCCGTCAACAGGAGATAGCAGCGGTCTAGGATTGATGATGCTTGGTCTAGCACTTGTATTATCAGTTATCTTTGGTTTTGTTTATAAAGCCAAAAGAGCTAAAGCATAG
- a CDS encoding TatD family hydrolase, producing MEIFDTHTHLNADDFAGREAEELALAKEMGVTRHNVVGFDAPTIKRALELAEKYPEIYATIGWHPTEAGSYNQEIEEMIVANLSHPKVIGLGEIGLDYHWMEDPKDVQIEVFKRQIQLSKDHNLPFIVHTRDALEDTYAVIKEAGVGPRGGIIHSFSGSLEMAERFIELGMMISFSGVVTFKKALDVQEAAQKLPLDKILVETDAPYLAPVPKRGRENRTAYTRYVVDKIAELRGFTSEEVAKATSDNAKRLFNCD from the coding sequence ATGGAAATATTTGACACACATACGCATTTAAACGCCGATGATTTTGCTGGACGTGAAGCAGAAGAATTGGCACTTGCTAAAGAAATGGGCGTCACTCGACACAATGTTGTTGGGTTTGACGCACCAACTATTAAACGTGCTCTTGAGTTAGCTGAAAAATACCCTGAAATCTATGCCACAATCGGTTGGCACCCAACGGAAGCAGGTTCATATAATCAAGAAATTGAGGAGATGATTGTTGCCAATCTATCACACCCCAAAGTGATTGGTCTTGGTGAGATTGGGCTAGATTATCATTGGATGGAAGACCCAAAAGACGTCCAAATTGAGGTTTTTAAACGTCAGATTCAGCTTTCAAAAGACCACAACCTCCCTTTTATTGTCCACACTCGTGATGCGCTTGAAGATACTTACGCTGTCATCAAAGAAGCAGGCGTTGGACCTCGCGGCGGGATTATTCATTCATTTTCAGGCTCTTTGGAAATGGCAGAGCGTTTTATCGAGCTTGGCATGATGATTTCATTTTCAGGGGTTGTTACCTTTAAAAAAGCACTTGATGTTCAAGAAGCTGCGCAGAAATTGCCGCTTGATAAGATTTTAGTTGAAACGGATGCGCCTTACCTTGCTCCCGTTCCAAAACGTGGTCGTGAAAACCGCACCGCTTATACTCGCTATGTTGTAGATAAAATTGCAGAGCTCCGCGGTTTTACCAGTGAAGAAGTGGCAAAAGCGACATCAGATAATGCAAAGAGGTTGTTTAACTGTGACTGA
- the rsmA gene encoding 16S rRNA (adenine(1518)-N(6)/adenine(1519)-N(6))-dimethyltransferase RsmA yields the protein MRIADYSVTRAVLERHGFTFKKSFGQNFLTDTNILQKIVDTAEIDKNVNVIEIGPGIGALTEFLAENAAEVMAFEIDDRLIPILADTLRDFDNVKVINEDILKSDLQSRIKEFANPDLPIKVVANLPYYITTPILMHLIESKIPFAEFVVMMQKEVADRISAEPNTKAYGSLSIAVQYYMTAKVAFVVPRTVFVPAPNVDSAILKMTRREQPLVQVKDEDFFFRVSKISFVHRRKTLWNNLTSHFGKADETKAKLEQALEIAEIKPSIRGEALSIAEFAKLADALKEVGL from the coding sequence ATGAGAATTGCAGATTACAGCGTGACGCGTGCTGTCCTTGAGCGTCATGGATTTACGTTTAAAAAATCATTTGGACAGAACTTTTTGACAGATACAAACATTCTTCAAAAGATTGTGGATACTGCTGAAATTGACAAGAACGTCAATGTTATTGAAATCGGTCCTGGTATCGGTGCTTTGACTGAATTTTTGGCTGAAAATGCTGCCGAAGTCATGGCATTTGAAATTGACGACCGTTTAATTCCGATTTTAGCTGATACGCTCCGCGATTTTGATAATGTAAAAGTTATCAACGAGGATATTTTGAAATCAGACCTACAAAGTCGTATCAAAGAATTTGCTAACCCAGACCTTCCAATTAAGGTCGTGGCAAATCTTCCTTACTACATCACAACACCAATCTTGATGCACTTGATTGAATCAAAAATCCCATTTGCGGAATTTGTCGTGATGATGCAAAAAGAAGTGGCAGATCGTATTTCGGCAGAGCCAAACACCAAAGCTTACGGCTCGTTATCAATTGCGGTGCAATATTATATGACCGCTAAAGTTGCTTTTGTTGTACCGCGTACAGTCTTTGTACCAGCACCAAATGTGGATTCAGCGATTTTAAAAATGACTCGCCGTGAACAACCGCTCGTTCAAGTCAAAGACGAAGATTTCTTCTTCCGTGTTTCAAAAATTAGCTTTGTTCACCGCCGCAAAACCCTTTGGAACAACCTAACAAGCCATTTTGGAAAAGCAGACGAAACCAAAGCCAAACTTGAACAAGCGCTTGAAATCGCAGAAATCAAACCATCCATTCGCGGAGAAGCCCTCTCAATTGCCGAATTTGCAAAACTAGCAGACGCCCTAAAAGAAGTCGGATTATAA
- a CDS encoding SpaH/EbpB family LPXTG-anchored major pilin, translating to MNNLKKILTPFLTLLALVFVCGAVSAQTVDSGAGGSATITINNASQGQTYTVYKLFDATVDGNGAISYKLPSGKTSLGDGSTWFEVDAKGNVTAKENADVSSDAFKTWAASFGTQAATAVAADNTVTFTNLAYGYYYVQSSLGATITVDSTNPDATIKDKNTTAPNIPDDNNGGGKHILVNGETVDSTTAKVGDTVNYQIKFEATNYVTTETDSKQITKYTIIDTPTNLSIDKSTVVVKVGDQTVTTNVDTQVDDSGKMTIVLTWADTAGKTIYNSPSTVVITYNATVTKGAADAAATNSATIGYNTADNPNEDPTPVNPDKPTDTTEVKTYQFTLNKVDTSSNQLTGATFKLYDAATDGNEIKVVKVSDGVYRVAEASEEGTEIEAGSAIIKGLKGDDTKYYLEETKAPNGYNILTERKEVTISSTETNTSNVINKAGAELPSTGSFGTKVFYLVGSILLIGALIFMISKRRMNNM from the coding sequence ATGAATAACCTTAAAAAGATTTTAACTCCCTTTTTGACCCTCCTCGCGTTGGTCTTTGTGTGTGGTGCAGTAAGTGCACAAACAGTTGACTCAGGTGCTGGTGGATCAGCAACAATCACTATCAATAATGCTTCTCAAGGGCAAACCTACACGGTTTATAAACTCTTTGATGCAACTGTTGATGGCAATGGTGCCATCTCTTACAAATTACCAAGTGGTAAAACTTCCCTTGGAGACGGTTCAACTTGGTTTGAAGTAGATGCCAAGGGCAATGTCACTGCTAAGGAAAATGCAGATGTGTCATCTGATGCCTTCAAAACATGGGCAGCTAGCTTTGGTACCCAAGCAGCTACAGCTGTCGCTGCTGACAACACTGTCACATTTACCAACCTTGCCTATGGTTACTACTATGTGCAATCATCACTCGGTGCGACGATCACAGTTGATAGCACAAATCCAGATGCGACAATCAAAGATAAAAATACCACTGCACCAAATATCCCAGATGACAATAATGGCGGTGGTAAACACATCCTTGTGAATGGTGAAACTGTTGATAGCACAACTGCCAAAGTTGGTGACACAGTAAACTATCAAATCAAATTTGAAGCAACTAACTATGTTACAACTGAAACAGATTCAAAACAAATCACGAAGTATACTATTATTGATACACCAACAAATTTAAGCATTGATAAATCAACAGTAGTTGTAAAAGTTGGTGACCAAACAGTTACGACTAATGTTGATACACAAGTCGATGATTCTGGCAAAATGACAATCGTTCTCACATGGGCAGATACTGCTGGGAAAACCATCTACAACTCACCTTCAACGGTTGTGATTACCTACAATGCTACTGTTACAAAAGGTGCTGCTGACGCTGCTGCAACCAACTCAGCAACTATTGGCTATAATACAGCTGATAACCCTAATGAAGATCCTACACCAGTCAATCCTGACAAACCAACCGATACGACTGAGGTTAAAACTTACCAGTTTACTTTAAACAAAGTTGATACGTCAAGTAATCAATTGACTGGTGCAACATTCAAACTTTATGACGCTGCAACAGATGGTAACGAAATTAAAGTCGTGAAAGTATCTGATGGAGTTTATCGTGTTGCAGAAGCAAGTGAAGAAGGTACTGAAATTGAAGCTGGTTCAGCTATTATCAAAGGTCTTAAAGGGGATGATACGAAATATTATCTTGAAGAAACTAAAGCGCCTAACGGTTACAACATTCTGACAGAACGTAAAGAAGTAACAATCTCATCAACAGAAACAAATACTTCAAATGTTATCAATAAAGCTGGTGCAGAATTGCCTTCAACAGGGTCATTTGGTACTAAGGTATTCTATCTTGTTGGTTCAATATTACTCATTGGTGCCTTAATTTTCATGATTTCAAAACGTCGCATGAATAATATGTAA
- the rnmV gene encoding ribonuclease M5 — translation MTEKIKIQEVLVVEGKDDTANLRRFYDVDTYETRGSAINDDDLERIEKLNDLRGVIVFTDPDYNGERIRKIIMNAIPNVKHAFLNRDEAAPKSKSKGRSLGVEHASFEDLQKALSGVLGNFDDDNQFDITRADLMRMGLLMGNDSRRRREYLGEKLRIGYSNGKQLLKRLELFGITLAEVEEAMERYEE, via the coding sequence GTGACTGAAAAAATCAAAATTCAAGAAGTGCTTGTTGTTGAGGGGAAAGACGATACCGCAAATTTGCGCCGTTTTTATGATGTAGATACCTATGAAACCCGCGGGTCAGCTATCAATGATGACGACCTTGAACGTATCGAAAAATTAAATGACCTTCGTGGGGTCATTGTCTTTACGGACCCAGATTATAACGGAGAACGCATTCGCAAAATCATCATGAATGCTATTCCAAACGTTAAACACGCTTTTTTAAATCGTGATGAAGCTGCGCCAAAATCAAAAAGTAAAGGTCGTTCACTCGGCGTTGAGCACGCAAGTTTCGAAGATTTGCAAAAAGCTCTTTCTGGCGTATTAGGAAATTTTGATGATGATAATCAATTCGACATCACAAGAGCTGACCTAATGCGTATGGGGCTTTTAATGGGAAATGATAGCCGCAGGCGCCGTGAATATTTGGGCGAAAAGCTCCGCATTGGTTACAGCAACGGCAAACAACTTCTCAAACGCCTAGAGCTCTTTGGCATCACTTTAGCCGAAGTAGAAGAAGCTATGGAGAGATATGAGGAATGA
- a CDS encoding DUF1697 domain-containing protein — translation MKKVALLRGVTPVGQNRIPKMAYLAEILTEAGLENVKTYIQSGNIVFETTLSDDDVCALIHDTIQAKIGADLSVILKTQAQFTTALAESPFDESYDDSRVHLVFTNDQLNQEILNELLEMDFGDEILKAGSECLYLYLPREAKKKRLNTNYLEKQLHITATMRKRRSILRLSQM, via the coding sequence ATGAAAAAAGTTGCGCTTTTACGGGGAGTTACGCCAGTTGGGCAGAATCGTATTCCTAAAATGGCTTATCTGGCAGAGATTTTAACAGAAGCAGGTCTTGAAAATGTTAAGACATATATTCAAAGTGGCAATATCGTTTTTGAGACAACCTTGTCTGACGATGACGTTTGTGCATTGATTCATGACACGATTCAGGCAAAAATCGGTGCTGATTTATCGGTTATCCTCAAAACGCAAGCCCAGTTTACGACGGCTCTTGCTGAAAGTCCCTTTGATGAAAGCTACGATGACTCACGTGTTCACTTGGTATTTACCAATGACCAGCTTAACCAAGAGATATTAAATGAACTACTAGAGATGGATTTTGGTGATGAAATCTTGAAAGCTGGTAGTGAGTGCCTGTACCTCTATTTACCAAGAGAAGCAAAGAAAAAGCGACTGAATACCAATTACCTTGAAAAACAGTTACATATCACAGCAACCATGAGAAAGCGTCGCAGCATTTTGCGATTGAGCCAGATGTGA
- a CDS encoding class C sortase: MIWLKQKLSKFALPFIFIMGLGLLTYPTISDYWNSFHQSEAIMSYTKSVSKMSTEDYKRILASAKQYNATHGMDWNFSDEDKAAYEKELNFNNDGSMGYIDIPKINVKLTIFHGTDESVLQTSIGHLEGTSLPVGGKGTHSVLSGHRGLPSAKLFSDLDQLREGDTFTIHVLNETLTYEVDQIRVVEPTDLSNLTIDPDQDYVTLVTCTPYGINTHRLLVRGHRIANSDGDANVISDAVQIKPIYIAPFLATPICVVLLMYIFIITSKHYRKKHANRVANYLAQKEINYRPQVDRNVYKGIIEQLKKFFEDS, from the coding sequence ATGATCTGGCTAAAGCAAAAACTTTCTAAATTCGCTTTGCCATTTATTTTTATCATGGGCTTAGGGTTACTGACCTATCCGACTATCAGTGACTACTGGAATTCTTTTCATCAGTCTGAAGCTATTATGTCATACACTAAAAGTGTGTCCAAGATGTCAACAGAAGACTATAAACGCATTTTGGCAAGTGCCAAGCAGTATAATGCAACGCATGGTATGGATTGGAATTTTTCAGATGAGGATAAGGCAGCCTATGAAAAAGAACTTAATTTTAATAATGATGGTTCTATGGGCTACATTGATATTCCCAAAATTAACGTTAAGCTGACCATTTTCCACGGCACAGATGAATCTGTTTTGCAAACGTCTATTGGGCATTTGGAGGGAACTTCCTTGCCTGTCGGTGGAAAAGGAACACATAGCGTTCTATCAGGGCATCGTGGTTTGCCATCGGCTAAGTTGTTCTCAGATTTGGATCAGTTACGTGAAGGGGATACCTTTACTATTCATGTTCTCAACGAAACTTTGACGTATGAAGTGGATCAGATTCGTGTGGTAGAACCAACAGATTTATCTAATTTAACCATTGATCCTGACCAAGATTACGTGACTTTAGTTACCTGTACCCCATATGGAATCAATACTCACCGCCTCTTGGTTCGTGGGCATCGTATTGCCAATTCTGATGGTGATGCAAATGTCATATCAGATGCTGTGCAGATTAAGCCGATTTATATTGCACCATTTCTTGCGACTCCTATTTGTGTCGTTTTACTAATGTATATCTTTATCATAACAAGTAAGCACTACCGTAAAAAACACGCCAACCGCGTTGCGAATTACTTAGCTCAAAAAGAAATTAATTATCGTCCACAAGTTGATAGAAATGTTTATAAAGGTATTATTGAGCAACTAAAAAAATTCTTTGAAGATAGTTAA